A single Vigna radiata var. radiata cultivar VC1973A chromosome 8, Vradiata_ver6, whole genome shotgun sequence DNA region contains:
- the LOC106772237 gene encoding ubiquitin-conjugating enzyme E2 28 isoform X2 has protein sequence MYSMVSVYIPGFSAEILGPVGDDMFHWQATIMGPADSPYAGGVFMVTIHFPPDYPFKPPKVSFRTKVFHPNINSNGSICLDILKEQWSPALTVSKVLLSICSLLTDPNPDDPLVPDIAHMYKTDRAKYESTARSWTQKYAMS, from the exons ATGTATAGTATGGTTTCTGTGTACATCCCAGGCTTCTCTGCTGAGATTCTAG GCCCTGTTGGTGATGACATGTTTCATTGGCAAGCCACTATCATGGGTCCAGCAGACAGCCCTTATGCTGGAGGTGTATTCATGGTCACCATTCACTTCCCACCGGATTATCCATTTAAGCCACCAAAG GTTTCTTTCCGAACGAAGGTATTTCACCCTAACATAAACAGCAATGGAAGTATCTGTTTGGACATTCTGAAAGAGCAGTGGAGTCCTGCCCTTACAGTTTCAAAG GTGCTATTGTCAATATGCTCCTTGCTGACAGATCCGAACCCAGATGATCCTTTGGTGCCTGATATTGCTCACATGTACAAGACAGACAGAGCAAAGTACGAGAGCACTGCACGTTCATGGACTCAGAAATACGCCATGagttag
- the LOC106771431 gene encoding peamaclein-like — protein MDFRLFILALLLLLQAFAEASSNSTGVASFLENTNGGSKKVDLKNKDFQLQKINCKYECSRRCSKASKRKRCKRACKSCCHRCHCVPPGTYGNKDLCPCYASLKTHGNKPKCP, from the exons ATGGACTTCAGACTCTTTATTCttgctcttcttcttctgttaCAG GCTTTTGCAGAAGCTTCATCCAACAGCACTGGAGTGGCCAGTTTTCTTGAAAAT ACAAATGGAGGAAGTAAGAAGGTGGATCTGAAGAACAAAGATTTCCAGTTGCAGAAAATCA ATTGCAAGTATGAATGTTCTAGAAGATGCAGCAAAGCATCAAAAAGAAAGAGATGCAAAAGAGCATGTAAGTCATGTTGTCACAGATGTCACTGCGTGCCACCTGGTACCTATGGCAACAAAGATCTTTGTCCTTGTTATGCAAGCCTCAAGACTCACGGAAATAAGCCTAAGTGCCCTTAA
- the LOC106769637 gene encoding uncharacterized protein LOC106769637: MAFHRAPKPKPKSTRSPILLLVAAVTAIALLFLFSSLLSTAGTKPSLFQRRQQHFEKYLYWGNRIDCPGKHCGSCEGLGHQESSLRCALEEAIFLGRTFVLPSRMCINPIHNKKGILHQSANGSSEELWDASSCAMESLYDTELMSGTVPVIFDNSKEWYRVLSTIMKLGTRGVEHVEGVSRFDLKENSHYSDMLLINRTASPLSWFMECKDRNNRSSILLPYSFLPSMAAGKLREAAEKIKALLGDYDAIHVRRGDKIKTRKDRFGVARSLHPHLDRDTRPEFIICRIAKWVPPGRTLFIASNERTPGFFSPLSARYRLAYSSNYSHILDPLIENNYQLFMIERLIMMGAKTFIRTFKEDETDLSLTDDPKKNTKLWQVPVYNADETC; this comes from the exons ATGGCGTTCCACAGAGCCCCAAAGCCAAAACCTAAATCCACGAGATCCCCAATTCTGCTTCTCGTGGCAGCAGTCACAGCAATCGcgcttctcttcctcttctcctctCTGCTTTCCACCGCCGGCACAAAACCCAGCCTCTTTCAAAGACGCCAACAGCACTTCGAAAAGTATCTCTATTGGGGCAACCGCATCGACTGCCCGGGTAAACACTGCGGATCGTGCGAGGGTTTGGGTCACCAAGAATCCAGCCTCCGGTGCGCCCTCGAAGAAGCCATTTTTCTCGGCAG AACTTTTGTGTTGCCATCAAGGATGTGTATCAATCCCATACATAACAAGAAAGGCATTCTTCACCAATCCGCTAATGGTAGCTCTGAAGAACT GTGGGATGCAAGTTCTTGTGCCATGGAGTCTTTATATGACACAGAACTTATGTCAGGTACTGTTCCTGTGATTTTTGACAATTCAAAAGAGTGGTATAGGGTTCTATCGACAATCATGAAGTTGGGAACCAGAGGTGTTGAACATGTGGAAGGAGTTAGCCGTTTCGATCTTAAAGAAAATAGCCATTACTCTGATATGTTGCTCATAAACAGAACTGCAAGTCCTCTTTCTTG GTTTATGGAGTGCAAGGATCGAAACAATCGCAGTTCCATATTGTTGCCATATTCATTTCTACCATCAATGGCTGCTGGCAAACTTAGAGAAGCAGCAGAAAAG ATCAAAGCCTTACTTGGTGATTATGATGCCATCCACGTTCGTCGTGGGGATAAAATAAAGACCAGAAAAGATAGATTTGGTGTAGCGAGGAGCCTTCATCCTCACCTTGATAGAGACACCCGGCCAGAGTTTATTATTTGTAGGATAGCGAAGTGGGTCCCACCTGGAAGAACCTTGTTCATTGCTTCAAATGAAAGGACTCCAGGGTTTTTTTCACCACTTTCTGCCAG GTATAGACTGGCGTATTCATCAAACTATAGCCATATATTGGACCCGTTAATTGAGAACAATTATCAATTATTCATGATCGAGAGGCTTATAATGATGGGTGCTAAAACGTTCATTAGGACATTCAAGGAGGATGAGACAGATCTTAGCCTCACCGATGACCCGAAAAAGAACACTAAACTTTGGCAGGTACCTGTTTATAATGCGGATGAAACATGCTGA